A stretch of DNA from Lycium ferocissimum isolate CSIRO_LF1 chromosome 4, AGI_CSIRO_Lferr_CH_V1, whole genome shotgun sequence:
cgctaaagcagttaacgGCTCCATCTCCGTGAACTGCTTTAGcacagtattttactgcgctaaaggtagttttgtaacttttttttttgttggggtattttgattcacttggtttttcattgagtcattttggttccggactcctgAATGATCAGGAAAcctatttatctattttctccttttttttttgggggggggggggttatctcatttcaaaaattaattatgtgcTACATAAATCCCAAAAGTCACCTCTCTTAATAAAAGACTTTTGAAGGCAACGACTGATTAATATTAAGAGTCACAACGGCTCATTAGAGGAAAGAAACAGAAACGTTCTTATACATTTGGAGCCAATTAATGTCCACAAACATACTTCAATTCGGTGACAGTAAATGATTAATTCGTTGCCTCAAACTCATGTATATTTTCCATCACTTTAGTCTGTTCTTTTTTTAACGTTTCATAGCCCTAGATTAATTGGTTAGCATGTGTGAATGCCCAAATACTCATGGCCAGCATGCGGAAACGGATTTGAAAATAGAGGCTAGCCTACTTTTGTGAGTTTTGTATAACATACTGAATTACTATGcttttgattttcattttttaaactatgTGTAAGTATATGTCATTTACAACATTTTGGAATGCCTTTCTGTCTTATCATTGTATGTACTTGAGGTTCTTAGGTTTAACTTAAATACTTGAGTTAGGAATATATAATTGATATTATGATTAGTGTGAAAGTTATGGATAAAATCCTGTTAGAGAGTGCTTTCCCCTTAAATAGGCCTAACGCGACGCAAATTTGAATTAGTCAGGGCACTAATGAGGATACTGGACAAcggatgggaaaaaaaaaaagtgaagagaaaatttgtaaagatttGAAGATATAAAGATTGCGGCGAAGGCGGTGCTTATACATTGAAGTAATACTCTCTCTATatctattttaaatttttccttttgtgTCACATTAATTagttcattcttttcttcaatagGATTGTATGTGTTTATATCACTTTTTGTGATATGAATACAAAATCTTGAAAGTATTTTGATTTATGTGAATGCTTTCAGTTAGTCATTGCCTATTGCTGCGCAAAGTGGGTATATTCCGAGAAAATtacaattgttttttttttttttgcaattgagATTTAGTTTAGAGTAATCTAAATAGCTTCAATATGATGTTAATTCTTTTGTTACTCGGGTAGTATGAGGCTAGCTATTGATTACAATGCAACTATACAAAGGTGAAATGAGAATGCAAATCTAGTGCATATTAAAGGCATGTTCTCTTGCAACTCTAATTTGGATATGGAAAGGAATGGTATTGTGaacaaaatcagattttttaAGCTATGGACGCCGCTTGAAACATATATGGGGCTCATTATAAATAATACTCAATAATTTTGTTACTTGTACGTTTATTGCTATATTCCATATGTATAGTTCACTAAAATTATAATGTTTGCTCTCTTCAtttatattttatcattttctatTAATCTAGACTTAACGTATTAGGTGTTTTATGTCATTCAATCACTTGAATAAATTTATGGGGGAAAATCAACTTGCAAAATAAATTTGTAGTTCcttgaattaattttttctgCTTTACAAGTTAGTACTATTACTGCTATAGTTATGTATTTAAGCGGTGGTGTATCATAGTCTTTTAGTCTTCgtcatattaattttttaagatTGCCTTCAACAAATATTCTGAATGTTTTAGGACCaaagaagggaaaatgaaaCGGTGATAATGCAGATTGAAATGCCAGTTTCTTATCTTTAAAGAGTAATTTATTATTATGTGTATCTAATACAAGCATAACTATTTTATTAACTTGATATAGTATTattgatatacacaaatattacTTATCGGTGTAACAATGTGATTCTATATGTACTGTTCTATGCATGCATAAAAAACAAGTACTTCTAAAGTATGTAATTAGAGCTACTAAAATACTTCTACAAAATGAAGGcaactaaataatttttatttttcaatatgCATACatcttatttaaattataagatAATGTGAGAAAGTTCATATATAATAAAGTATTGTTATTGGTACTCGCGCGTAGCGTAGACAGATTTACGAGTTTGCAAATATTTAGCTtccgtttggccatagattttgggagattattttaaagatttgttttcaaatctttgtttggccataaaattttgacagattttgaaaataaatcttcaAATTCCCAAATTCGGATTCAAACCTGTTTTTGGGCCAAGATCTATGTTTTGgctttttcaaaacttttaaaaactaccccaaacttttgttttttctaaaataaaaacccatatatttatgacccaactaattctatctacTATGTTACTCCATTAAAGCCGTATCTACCATTTTCCACAATTAAAGCAGTCTCTTCTATAAAGTGAAGATTGTTCGTACAATGTGgaaagattatattaaagaatagctaGTTACTACCGCTGTTTTTTTTCTTGCACGGATGGATCTTTATATTGTAATTTAAATTGTAGTAGctagtaagtgtgttattagcaatcataattaaaatatcatattATGCATAATTTTGGATTAAcaagtatgtatgttttgtgtgGTTGAGtattcttgatagtttttagaacttatgggtataagtaatgtttcatgttttccaaaataaaaagtgaaatatgttttgaaaaattatggccaaacatattttcaaaacttgaaaaacttcacccaaatcaagtttttcaattttttttttggaatctatggccaaatgcTAGCTTAGAAACTTAGGacctgtttggccataaaaattattcactttttttcgaaattttttttcacttttttgaaaaattagtgtttggtcatgaaaattcaaatacaacttgaagttgtatttggaatttgaaaaacaaaaaaaaaattgtttttcacAATCAAAACAAGtacattttaataaaaaatacaattttaaaaactatgaccaaacacaacttcaacccCCATttaactccaaaattccaaaaaaaaatgaaaaagtttttggtttgtagggccaaacgcctacttaggcTATTATACCTTAAAAAACCGACATATATCTCCCCACTTTCCGAATATGGATCTCCTCCTTACGGGCTGAATATGGATGCATCTGACCCATAAATTTCCGGGTCAAACATTGGTCAGTCCTAAACAATATCTAGATTACGCAGACTcgcaagaaaaataaaaagttaactAGAGTTATGGGACTCTCAGCTTCCAAGCGAGTTAGCAACTCACTCAAAAACTCATCCGAGTTCAACTCAGCATGTGACTCAGTCTACAATGATTGTCTCTCTTTATCACAACACGCCTTCCCTGGAGTCAAACCCTACCAACTCTTCTCCGCCACAGAACGCCTCCACGTGTCACTCTGTCCCACCGTCCCTCTCATAACCAATTGGGTCAAATCGCCCCCGACCCGATTACAAGTGGATAAGGCCTTGAGAATCGTGTGTAAGGAGAAGAAGGAAGGTGAGATTGTGCTAGGGAATAATGAGTTTAAGGAGTTTGCGGTTGAGGTGTTTAAAGATGCCGTCGTTTTAAGTGCGGGGAAAGAGTTAATGAAGAGGGTTCCGGTGGGTGCTTTAGGGATTGCTGGTGTTGGTGCGGTGGTGAAGCCTGGCAAAGAATTGATTGTTGCGGCGATTGGTGCTTACGCGCTTGGTGTTGCCACTTCGGTATACGTCAGCTTGGCttgattatctttttttttttttttttctcaaaaggcTTGATTATCTCATTATAGTATATTTTTGGCTTAGTACATAGATGGATGGAgtatttcatttagacactcaaATTAAATTATGTTTCAATGACCACCTTAAATTCTAATAAAGTGTTCTAATTGggcattttcaattttaaattttgttttgcaTGTGTTCTCATTTGTCTATTGTATAGTCTCTCCggctcaatttatgtggcactattTGGCTagacatgaaatttaagaaagaaataaaaacttttgaaatttatgatccAAAATAAGTTTTAGATATTTGTGACTGTAAATTgttaaattttttctaaatatagaaaagtaactttttttggatagattaaaaagaaaaacgtaTCACATAACTTGAGACATATGGAGTAGTTAAGTTAACTTCGTAcccatttaaattttgaaaaaaaaaaaaaaaattgagtttgtTTTCATTCGTACGTTAAATAGTTAACTATTAGGATGAGTGTTCAATTGAAACGGGATTTTGTTTGAGTGTCTACATGAAATATCCTGACAAGTTTAAGGGGTTGATTATGTATTAAGCAGGGGTTGGTTATGTATTAagcttatgttttttttttttttttttggcaaaagtAAATAAAggtattttacttttttctgTCTACATTTGAAAAGAGATGATTAAAAAGCGAAACTTGCCTAGATACATAAATAGGTTTTGTTAACAAATTTGTTTAAGCTAAAAGCACAAATTAGTCATTTACACTATTGTAACCCGTAATAAGAGACTGAAAGCAACTACACTATTCAtgtttagttttaaaattagATTATTAGTCTTAAATAGCTTTTGTTAACAAATTTGTTTAGCTAAACGCATGAATTAGTTATATTACACTATTGTAAGTTGTAACCTGTAATAAGCGACTGAAAGCAACTAAAATATTTCATGTTTAATTGTAATTAGATTATTAGTCTTTATCTATATTTTATTATCAAATAAAGATAtttaaagagaaaagacatgttttggcccctgaacttggcagcaaaactcactttagcaactaaacttaagttgtatttatttaccccccttaacaacttttaagttaattaaataccccCCTTAACGGCCTGGATCAGATGAGATCTTGGTGTTGTTCACCACTCGCCTGGTGATTGGTCCAtgtcattaaatatttttttaattatttttatttatttaatttttctctttcttcttcatcccttCTCCTTCTAACCCCCAACCCCCGCTCCCTCTCCTTCTTCCCCCAACTCGCTGCTGctatcttcttctttcttcaacaacattcacgtATGAGCAACACCCAACACCCAAATCAACACCAAATTGAAAtacattcatttcttcaacacaatcccaaaccaaaaaaaaaaaaaaaggaaaaactaattgtataaaattaacaaaactCCACCCATTCCCTAATTCATAGCACAATTCATCACTAACCCACCCTATTCTTCTTCCATGGATTAAATGTTGGAgagaaataaattaataaattaatgtTGCCCTCCGCCCCCATCCCTCCTCTCTTCTCCTTATTCCCCATCGCCCACTCCTTATTCCCTCCTCTCCTTCTCCTTATTCCCCATCGTTTCAGCCGTTGTCGTCGCCCCCATCTCCTTATTCCCCACAACAATTCAAGTGAATTTTTTGCTTTGTGTGCTTTTTAACTGAAGATATGAAGCTTCAAAGGATGAAATTGTAACAAAAAGTGGAGAAATAAGTGATTTAGATAAGTGGGTATTGTTTAAATTGGGTTTGAACAACAAGCATATCTAGAAAAAGAATATCTACTCTCTTCAATTTATCGTTTCAAGCATATCTGCTCTCTTCAATttatctagaaaaagaaaggaaaaaaaaataaaaagaagaagaaagaagatgcGGATTGAGAGCAGAAGCGAGAGGatagaaaagaaagggaaaagaataagaaagaaaagaaaaaggaaaagaataagaaagaaaagaaaaagttaatttaaaatggaaaataaaatattaagaaaatcttaatatatcatccaattagaagatgacatCTGTACAGTTGGGATCagtttagtgttttttttttttttcatcccacGCGCTTTTAAGAAATTGAGTACACTTTTTTGCCACGTCACCCGTTAAGggggtatttaattaacttgaaagttgttaaggggggtaaataaatacaacttaagtttagttgctaaagtgagttttgctGCCAAGTTCAGGGGCCAAAACATGTCTTTTCTCATATTTAAACGATCAGAACTCATTTTCAATGCGAAGTCGGTTACTTCAAGAAAAGACAAACATAAAGGATGATGTAATGTGGAGTACGCTCGTGTAAAAGACTTCCTCTTTGTAAAAGATAAACAACCAAATAGAAATTTTGATGTAATAATTAATATCGTATAGGTTTTGAGTAAATTAACCAAATCACCCCGGTTATATCTCTAGAGATGAAACACTCAAAATCCGTTATCCGTAGATGAGAAAGAAAGTCTGAAGCAAAAAATGCTTCTAGACATATATAAAATCAAACAGAAAGAAGCACTCTCCTAAATCTTGACAGGTAAGTTATCTTGATATAGATTCGATTTCGATTTGTTCAGCACAAAAGCTCCAACAAGCCCTAATGTCCCGTGCTGACTAATACTATGCACACTTTAAAATTAAGCACTCAACTCTGATTCTTTAACATGTTATAGAATTCAATGTGTGTATAATTCATATAATATATGAAGAGAATTAAGAGCTTGATTTTGAAACAAGGAGCATAGCCGTAACTAACTCATGTTACAGATATGTTTAATGTAATCTTAGTTTAAAGTTTAATATAAACATTACATGTTGTTATTCATCACAACAGATGGTGTAAATAATTGTACActaataatttattattttgaaagttaaaataaataaataaaaagactaagTTTGTCAAGTGTTTGCTTATATGGTTATTGTGGGGCAACTGAAGAGATAAATGGTTGGAATAACTGGTGGTTGCAATCTACACTTCATATTCCAAAACTAACATGGTACGATTTTGACAACATCTTAATAAAAATCTTCTAAATTGTTTCTTTCAGAGCATCAAATTCGTCTTCTTCCATCATCAAAATTcctttaataaataaaaattaagtttCATACGATAATCATTGAAAATTCGCAGTTGTGACGATATCTTGTTCAGAATACTATTAAGTACCTAAACATTTAGAATATGGATCATTGCTCTAGCACCTATAATAATGcaggataatagtcatacattaGCATGAGTTACCTTACCTGCATCCAAAGTTTAATTTATTGTAAGAACTTAATTCTAGTAGGTTTGGCAGACACGTCTATCCCTTGTAAAGGATTCAACAATCCTCTTCAACGATCATATGAAGCAGGATTGGCTTCTTACTTGAATTCACTCGTAAGCTCTCTCTAACTATCTAGCTAATTATTTTCTCTTATGTTAAGCATCTACTTGAAGCATGATCATAATGCTTTCGCTTTACATTTGACTTAATTGCTTGAAACCACGATCATACTGCTTTCTCTTTACATTTGTCTATCATTTACTTCATTTATATGTAATTTAATATTTGTTCAACCGTTGTCAGTATTTTATACATCTAACCAATATAGATCTTAACATCCACACACCTAAAGGCTGCTGTATCGACCAAATGTCGACATATCATATAAATAGAGTACTCAAGTTGAAGAGTAATGAAGATATTCTCGATTGAATCTATATCGTCAATGAAACAAGTGGAATAAAGAGAGGGCTTAGAAACATCTCAATTACCGACAAACTTGCATAATGCAAAAGAAAATATCTATTAAGGATAATTTGCAACCACAGAATTTGGAACATCATGACCGTGAAAAACATTACTAATTCAAGAATGATCTTGACCGTTCTTAGCCCATGTACTATGAATCACCAGAATTCAATGAGTATTAATAAAGTGAAAGTAACACTTCAATCCAGCTACATACAACTCATCAGTCATCGATCACGGGACCAACTTTTCAGAATCGAAACAATCTCAGATGAAATTTCACATTCTTTTTAATGTCAAGGGAACTCGCAGCCGCTGTatttcgggtgcgcacaggatGAACATTTGATGTCCAAGTTTTAATCAAGCTAAAATAATTGGGTCATTACATTGTTAATAATattatacatgtaaaagaaggtGGGGGGTTGTTAATTTTGTACTTTCTTTCATCTTGTTTCATTATATTAGTCTCATCATTTGTAAGTTATCATAGGTATACACTATAAACTCTCTGATGATTATTGATTCcttttagttctttttttttacatgtttGTTTTGGGATGATAACTATGCTTTGTTCTAGTAAGGTAATGTTTAGTGCATGTCGAAAATAATCTGTCTGGGCTTAGCTAACTTAAATTTGCACCATAAACTTCATGTCTAGAATTAATAAGGTAACGTCTAACCATCTTTACTGGTACTTTTCCATTTGAGTTTTTATAAGTAAAGTCCACACAAATCTAACTGGCATTAGCTTATAAATACCTCACTGAGCCTAACTAATTTGAATTGGTACCCTAAAAATTCCATTACAAGGTTTTAGTGCTTCTCGAACTGCTGCTGAATCGATGAGCGAAAtcatttgattttattattttcaagtTTTTGTCCTTAATGATATGCTTATATAACTATAAACAGGACCGGATGCACGATGAAGATACATATTCAACTGAAACCAATAACTCTAGCTTAGACCAAGTATATGTGTCAATAACTTTTAATTTTACCACCAATGACATGCTTATATAGACGTGAACAGGAACAGATGCACAATGAAAGATATAGATTCAACTAAACTTAATAACGATAACTAAAACTCTGTATATGTGTTAAAAAATATTCTAAATATATACGaatattaaataactaattcaTTAACTCAAACGATTAACAAAACTTAATAGTAGAATCttaaactcataaacttcaaattctacGGATTCCCCTTCAGCAATAAAAATATCATGATATATAGTATTGCAATATTTCCCAAATCAAAAAGGGGGGGTACGTTGAATCTGAAATTTCAACTCTCACCAACCAGTACCATTTGgtagatggagggagtaataataaataaataagaccCAAACATTTGTGGCCACTAATATTAACGGCAACGCAATAGCCACACAAAAAGGCAGGAAGTAGGCCCTATTAATGCTGTGTTGTCTCAACAGTAGTCAAGTATTTTATACGCAAATCCAATTCCCTTATCCACACAGCTCCTCTTCAAATCTCCTCCAGTCATTTTATTGTCAACAAAtttgccttctttctttttccttcttataCCTTCTAagtttctttcttattctttctccCATTTTCCCTTCTCTCTATACATACCAAATTTCTTTGATTGGACTAATCACTTGCTTttggttcttgatttttgtAGACACAGTTTGGTTTTTGTCTTTGACTCTTTACACATACCAGAATTTGAGTGTTTTTAAAATCTTGAAAATCTTCCCTAAAGCTTCAAGACAcaatttttcctctttttcttgaGGAAAACTCAAAAGGGTATGTCCTGAATTAGTGTTAGGAATCAAGAGTTGAGATATATTGGAGGAATTTAGTAGTAATAAATAAAGATGAAGATTCAGTGTGATGTGTGTGAGAAAGCTCAAGCTACTGTGATATGCTGTGCTGATGAGGCAGCTTTGTGTGCAAAATGTGATATTGAAGTTCATGCTGCTAATAAATTGGCAAGTAAGCACCAAAGGCTTCATCTTCAGTGCCTCTCCAACAAGCTTCCTCCTTGTGATATTTGCCAAGTAAGGAAACATTCTTTGTACTTCATATGTAGCTCTGTTCATGGATTAGTTGGTTCTAGTCTAGATTGTGTAAATAGGTTGGTCATTGACCAGTGAAAATTTTACCTTTCATGTTCCTTGATTATACTTCTGCTTAGTTTAGTAGAGGTTAACTGGTCAGATTTGTTATTACTATTTCTATGACTCCATTATTTAGTCTCTCCCATTTAACATACCTTTAATCTTGCACTTCTATGTATAGTTTTTGTTACTCACTCTCTTTCAATTTATGTgttttactttcccttttagtctctttaaaaaagaattttaactttttatatttagtataaCTCTTTAGTTCAAACATCATAGACACGTTTAAGaccataaaattcaaatataatttgttACATTacacaacttcaatttaggaATACAGCCATACAGGATTCAAAAATCTccctttactttcttaaacttcttGGTCGGTCAAACTAAGACACAAGATGAAACAGATGGAGTATGGTAATGAAGTGCTTGCTTTCCtagcaaaagaaaaatgaaatggttTCAAGGCTATGGGATAGTATATGTTTTCAATTGCCAGAGGGCTTTGATTCAACATCAAAGGTAGTACAACAGAGAATGTGTGGTAGGCGCATGTCACAAGTTTTGTACCTCACTGGGGaactaagtctagtatttaagtggagaaaaATATAGGAGCTGATTTGTTATCAACCGAGCTtcgaagttggaaaaaaaagatTTCTCGGTTATTAAAAAAGTTTATGTTTTCGACTGTTACATTTTCTGAAAGTAAGAAAGAACTGAAAGTAAGCTATGATGGTGTGACCCTTTTAAGGACCGGAGAACTCAAAAGAAATTCCATGTCTATCTTATAGATTTCTAGTTATACCTTTAGAGATCTTGGAATAGGAATATGCTTATGTAAGTCAAGTGATAATTCTAATTTGGAAAGCGTTGAGAAGCAAGAACTAGAAATGATTTTTCTAAATATGGTTATACCTGTCAAAATGATGTAGACAgaccaggaaaaaaaaattggaagtaaATGTTGGAGACTTCATTATTGCTTATGTACCTTGAACTATCATCTATGCAGGATAAAGCAGCCTTTATCTTCTGTGTTGAGGATAGAGCTCTCTTTTGCAAGGACTGTGACGAAGCAATTCATTCAGCCAGCAGCCTCGCTAAGAACCACCAGCGCTTCCTAGCCACTGGAATTCGTGTAGCCTTGAGCTCAAGCTGCAATAAGGATGCAGTAAAAACCCAACTGGAGCCACAACCACCTCAGCAGAATACCCAACAAGTTAGCTTGAAAATGCCTCCACAGCAATTGTCCGGTATCACATCACCATCTTGGCAAGTTGATGACTTACTAGGATTTCCAGATTATGAGTCGAGTGACAAGGTAACAAACTTATTCCTTTTACATTTTGCGAGCACCCTATATTTTCTAGGGGTAATTACATTTTTTGACCgctcaaaagaataatagcTAGTAAATGTACAGGTTTTTGTATATCgagtataatatacatattgtatatgtaaaatatacatataatatagtAATAATTAGTGTATAGGTTTTATATGTTTTGGCTAGTGCCCGTAATTAGTTTCGGCCGgcgggccaaaaatgaaaaaatgccCTATTTTCTACCACTTTGATTGCTGGAGGATTGATGTGTAGGGGACTTCTCTAGATGAGAAGCTATCAATTCTCTTGGTAAAGCAGCTTATGCATTGAACTTGAAACACCCAAATACGCAAGACTTCCTTACATTTCTCGATACATAGGAGCCATTTTATAACCATTACATGTATATGAAGTTGCCCTAGAGTTCAGTCTAATCTATGAAATTTTGGTGACCCTTGATTCAATATTACTGTGCCATTGTCTTTTCATATATTAAGTAATGAATAACTTATATTGATTGTTCCAACCTACACAGAAGGAGCTACTTGAGCTGGGTGAATTTGGGTGGTTGGGAGACATTGATCTATTTGGTGAACAAACAGCAGCTGAAGTACCCGAGCTATCCGTACCTCAGCCGAGCAACACAAATATTTACAGGACAACCAAATATAACATGCAGCCTTACAAGAAGCCTAGAATTGAAATCCCAGATGAAGATGAGTATTTTACAGTCCCAGATCTTGGTTAAACTCCAACTTCAAGAAGTTCCTACTTAAAAGTACATATGTGCTTGCGTGTAGTACTTAATCAGTGTACTCATACTGTCAACAGATATGTTCATAAGTAGAAGAAATATTATTCTGCTTTAAGATTTTCTTTATCTTACTTTTGCAGTGCACTCATATTGTCAACAGATATGTTCAGTAAGTAGAAGAAACATAGTTCTGGTTAAGGTGTCCTTTATCTTGCGTACTTTCGCCTCTTAGGTTGGGTTGCATTAGTTTCTTATTCTTAAAGTCTACAATAAATTCAACTGAAAACACATCAAGACATTCTTTTACATGTTATGCATATTGCTAGAGCTGAATGATTGTAACACAATGCAGAGTGTTTTCCATTTTGGGAAACTAATACTTTGACAATTTGACATTTCttaacttgaattcttgaattaaaagcCAGTGTGTTCCTCTTCTTTGAGCTTAGTAAAAACCTTCTTTTGTTATGAGAACTACCACGCCTTTTAAGTTCCAAGCTGCAAATATTCTACAGGCCATCGAGCTGTTATCAATCCAATTTCAATCTCCAATTCATTACTCAACTGTTATGATTTTACCTTGTATCCTCAGACCTCAGGAACAAATTTTCTTGGCATTCACACAATTTCTCTGGACAACTTCCCTATGCCTAGTTGTGAAATAGCAATTGATATAGAAATTTTGAGCTTGTTACACTAAATTAGGCAAATTACATATTCCTAAAGCCAATGCCTGATACTATAAATTTGAGACAACTCACCAGTTCTATGAACTCCTGGCAATCTTACTGAGGCTATTGAACTCTCAAACTATGTTTCCTGGTTATGATTACTGCACTTTGCAGCTTAATGATGAAACACATAATGATGAAAAAGAACTTAAAAGGAGGAAAGAAAGCTACACGCAAAATTTAAAATTGCACCGACAAATCAAATAGGAAAGCTTAGTTTATTAAGTGCCTTTATGCACAGTCTTTGATCATCACAAGAAAACATTAAAATCCGAAACCCCAAAACTAAAAATTGAAAGGTTGCTACTAGCTTGATAGATTGAAAGCAAAAACTCATAAAGGGGCCAAATATATGGAGatgtaaaagaattaaaaaagggtaacatcatcatcattctatGCTCCTCCCTTAAGTAAAGTGAGGGCTTCAGCTTCTGTAGGTAGAGCTGGGATTGCTCCTTTCTTGGTGGTTGTGATGGCTCCACATGCACATGAAAACCTTAGTACTTCCTTCAACCTTGCTTCATCCTGCATTTTGTTTTTCCACAAATTAAATCCATTATCTTATAACAAGAAGcttaattaaggataagaaattATAAAAGGTAAGTAGTTATTATATTACCTCAAGAATGGCTTGGTCATCAACAATCTTGGTTAGAAGGGCACCAACAAAAGAATCACCAGCTCCGGTGGTGTCAACAGTCTTCACATGGAATGCATCAACGCTTCCATGAAAtttctacaccccaaaaaaataaacaaatcaGATCAAGTTGTCAGATCTCTAAAAACAGGAGTATTTTATTATAGAGAAATTTTTACCAAGGACAAGTCCCTAAgctatttgtttttgtttggtGAGCACATCCTTCAAAGTAATTTCAGAAATCAATCAACTCTACTTTCATTTTTCCTATTCcaattttcacttcaatttcaaGTCCAGGCCCAATAAATTACTTAATATTCGTTCAGGAATTAATTCGTAGACAAATTTCCAAGTATGGCCTACTCCAAATTACTCTATTAAACAATGACTGACCATATGACTATTCAACCTTGTCGGTATATGGAAATAACAGATTCTAATTAAGAAGACAATAAAAAGATAGGCGTCCTCATTGGCCATGAGGGGACACTCAGCTTAATTACTAATTAGCAGCACGGCCGAAAGTAAAGAATACTTTAAATTATGTCATAACC
This window harbors:
- the LOC132054647 gene encoding uncharacterized protein LOC132054647, with amino-acid sequence MGLSASKRVSNSLKNSSEFNSACDSVYNDCLSLSQHAFPGVKPYQLFSATERLHVSLCPTVPLITNWVKSPPTRLQVDKALRIVCKEKKEGEIVLGNNEFKEFAVEVFKDAVVLSAGKELMKRVPVGALGIAGVGAVVKPGKELIVAAIGAYALGVATSVYVSLA
- the LOC132052589 gene encoding B-box zinc finger protein 24-like, translated to MKIQCDVCEKAQATVICCADEAALCAKCDIEVHAANKLASKHQRLHLQCLSNKLPPCDICQDKAAFIFCVEDRALFCKDCDEAIHSASSLAKNHQRFLATGIRVALSSSCNKDAVKTQLEPQPPQQNTQQVSLKMPPQQLSGITSPSWQVDDLLGFPDYESSDKKELLELGEFGWLGDIDLFGEQTAAEVPELSVPQPSNTNIYRTTKYNMQPYKKPRIEIPDEDEYFTVPDLG